One Melospiza melodia melodia isolate bMelMel2 chromosome 1, bMelMel2.pri, whole genome shotgun sequence genomic window carries:
- the POMGNT2 gene encoding protein O-linked-mannose beta-1,4-N-acetylglucosaminyltransferase 2, translating into MNIAAVFNALLVCILAAVLWKYIKLCDHAAMVEEELLLMRQSQELSEAQVDYHAALQALVENGTRMVCTGRMHTDRICRFESLCYSTEAEEFVYFHSNSSVMLPNLGSRRFQPALLDLSSVEDHNTQYFNFVELPAAALKFMPKPVFVPDVALIANRFNPDNLMHVFHDDLLPIYYTMQQFSDLDLEARLFFMEGWSEGVHFDLYKLLSNKQPLLREELKTLGRLLCFTKSYVGLSKITTWYQYGFVQPQGPKANILVSGNEIRQFTKFMMQKLNISLEESSSEEYIVVFSRTINRLILNEAELILALAQEFQMKTISVSLEEHSFSDIVRLISNASMLVSMHGAQLVMSLFLPRGATVVELFPYAINPEHYTPYKTLATLPGMDLHYIAWQNTAREDTVTYPDRPWDQGGIAHLDKAEQERIIKSTEVPRHLCCRNPEWLFRAYQDTKVNIPSLIHVIRQTVKSKPGPRKQKWSGSLYPGKVRDAKCQASVQGTSEAKLAVSWQIPWNLRYLKVREVKYEVWIQEQGENTYMPYILSHQNHTFSENIKPFTIYLVWIRCIFNKNLLGPFADVLLCST; encoded by the coding sequence ATGAACATAGCAGCTGTGTTCAATGCCCTGCTCGTGTGCATCCTCGCTGCCGTGCTGTGGAAGTACATCAAACTGTGCGATCATGCCGCCATGGtggaggaggagctgctcctcatgcGCCAGTCTCAGGAGCTCTCTGAGGCTCAGGTTGACTACCATGCAGCTCTGCAGGCCCTGGTGGAGAACGGTACCAGGATGGTGTGCACTGGCAGGATGCACACCGACCGCATCTGCCGCTTCGAGTCCCTCTGCTACTCCACCGAGGCTGAGGAGTTCGTCTACTTCCACAGCAACTCCTCCGTCATGCTGCCCAACCTGGGCTCCCGGAGGTTCCAGCCGGCTCTGCTCGACCTCTCCTCTGTGGAAGATCACAACACCCAGTACTTCAACTTTGTGGAGCTGCCAGCTGCTGCGCTGAAGTTTATGCCAAAGCCGGTCTTCGTGCCTGACGTGGCGCTGATTGCCAACAGGTTCAACCCGGACAACCTGATGCACGTCTTTCATGACGACCTCCTCCCCATCTATTACACCATGCAGCAGTTCTCCGACCTAGATCTGGAGGCACGACTCTTCTTCATGGAAGGGTGGAGTGAAGGTGTTCACTTTGACCTCTACAAGTTACTGAGTAACAAGCAGCCGCTCCTCAGAGAGGAGCTTAAAACTCTGGGCAGGCTCCTCTGCTTTACCAAATCCTACGTGGGACTATCCAAAATCACCACCTGGTACCAGTACGGATTTGTCCAGCCACAAGGGCCAAAGGCTAACATCTTGGTTTCTGGTAACGAGATCAGGCAGTTCACCAAATTCATGATGCAGAAACTGAACATCAGCTTGGAGGAAAGCTCCAGTGAGGAGTACATCGTAGTGTTCAGTCGGACAATCAACAGACTTATCCTAAATGAGGCAGAACTAATCCTGGCTCTTGCTCAGGAGTTTCAGATGAAAACCATTTCCGTCTCTCTGGAGGAGCATTCGTTTTCTGACATCGTGCGGTTGATCAGCAATGCGTCCATGCTGGTCAGCATGCACGGGGCCCAATTAGTCATGTCGCTCTTCCTGCCAAGAGGGGCCACCGTGGTGGAGCTCTTCCCATATGCCATCAACCCCGAGCACTACACCCCCTACAAAACCCTGGCAACCCTTCCTGGCATGGACCTGCACTACATTGCCTGGCAGAACACCGCCAGGGAGGACACGGTGACCTACCCGGACAGGCCCTGGGATCAGGGCGGGATCGCTCACCTGGACAAGGCCGAGCAGGAGCGCATCATTAAGAGCACGGAGGTGCCACGGCACCTCTGCTGCCGCAACCCCGAGTGGCTGTTCCGTGCCTACCAGGACACCAAGGTCAACATCCCGTCCCTCATACACGTCATTAGGCAGACTGTGAAGTCCAAGCCCGGACCCAGGAAGCAGAAGTGGTCTGGTAGCCTCTACCCTGGCAAAGTGAGGGATGCCAAGTGCCAGGCCTCTGTGCAGGGCACGAGTGAAGCTAAACTCGCTGTGTCCTGGCAGATCCCCTGGAATCTGAGGTATCTCAAGGTCAGAGAAGTAAAATACGAAGTGTGGATACAAGAGCAAGGGGAAAACACTTACATGCCTTATATATTGTCCCATCAGAATCACACCTTCTCAGAAAACATTAAGCCCTTCACGATATACCTGGTGTGGATACGCTGCATCTTCAACAAAAACCTTCTGGGACCTTTTGCAGATGTGCTCTTGTGTAGTACATAA